A DNA window from Barnesiella intestinihominis YIT 11860 contains the following coding sequences:
- a CDS encoding PG0541 family transporter-associated protein produces MKSVLITFDQAHYVRIIELLDKLSCRGFSYFEQMRGRGSKTGEPHYGSHAWPSMCSAIITVVEDSKVEPLLEKLHQMDEATPQLGLRAFVWNIEQAI; encoded by the coding sequence ATGAAATCTGTTCTTATCACTTTTGATCAAGCTCACTATGTGCGAATTATCGAACTGTTGGATAAACTCTCTTGTCGGGGGTTCTCTTATTTCGAACAGATGAGAGGACGTGGTTCCAAGACAGGGGAACCCCACTATGGCAGTCATGCATGGCCTTCCATGTGTTCTGCCATTATAACCGTTGTCGAGGATAGTAAAGTAGAGCCGCTGTTGGAAAAACTGCATCAGATGGACGAGGCTACTCCTCAGCTTGGGCTACGGGCCTTTGTCTGGAATATAGAGCAAGCAATTTGA